Below is a window of Anaerolineales bacterium DNA.
CCACCGGGACCAGCCGCGCCGCCTGGCCGAGCTGAGCCGGGATGCGGGCGAAGTCCTCTTCGACGATCCGGCGCAGCGAGGGCTGGTGGAGTGCGGCAGCTGGATGGTACATCGGCACCACCAGCCGGCCCTGCACCTGGCGCGGCTTGCCATGCACCTCGCTGATCTTCGCTCCCGGGAAGTAATGGGCCATCGAGAATCGGCCCAGGCTGACCACCAGACGCGGATTGACGGCCGCTAGCTGCCGCTCGAGGTAGGCGGCGCAGGCGGCGATCTCCTCCGGGAGGGGATCCCGGTTCCCCGGGGGTCGGCACTTGACGACGTTGCAGATGAACACTTGCTCGCGGCGCATACCGATCGTCGCCAGCAGCTCCTCGAGGAACTTGCCGGCGGCACCCACAAACGGCCGTCCCTGCTCATTCTCGTGGAAGCCCGGGCCTTCGCCGATGAACAGGATCTCGGCGTCGGCCGGCCCCTCCCCCGGCACGGCGTTCTTGCGCGACAGATGCAGCTTGCACTGCCTGCACCCGCTCACTTCTTGCGCCACCGCAGCCAACGTGCCTTCGGCCGTCATCCGTTGGCGCCTCCCGACGGATCCGCTAGATCCCGGATTTCGTCCAGGGTCATGAGCAGCGCGTCTTCGTTATTGTCCTTGTAGTAGCGCGGCCGCCTGCCGACGACGTTGAACCCGAACTCATGGTAGAGCTGGATGGCCGCCAAGTTCGAGTGGCGGACTTCCAGCGTCGCCAGCCGAGCGCCCGAGGCGACGGCCAGGTTCAGGGCGCAGCGCAGCAGTAGCCTGCCCACCCCCCGGCCCCGCCAATCCGGGTGGACAGCGAGGGTGCTGATGTGCGCCTCGTCGACGATCAGCCAAAACCCGATGTAGCCCGCGACCGCCGGCCCCGACGCCGGTTCCGCCTGGGCCACCAACATATGGGAGACGCGGTTGCCAGTGAGCTCATACTGATAGCTCGACTCCGGCCAGGGCAGGGCAAACGACACCCGGTCGATGCTTCGCACCGACGGGATGTCCTCGACCCCCATCGGGCGCACCGTGAGAGCTTCCGAGGTCTGAATCACAGAGCTGCTTGTCCTGCCGACTGCAAGTATTCCGGCACCAGCGCCGCCGGATCCGCCCGGGGTTCGGCCTTCAACCGCTGCCACCCCAGTTCGGCGAGGATGGCCGGGCGCCGAACGCACAGCGCCGGTGGAGCAACGTGCACGCCAGGCTGCGCCGAGAGCAGGGCACGCCTGTCCCGATCAATGTCGCCACAAACCCGGGTGGGGCCGGCGATCCGGCTGACCACCTCCGCCCAGTCCAGGCTTTCGGGGCGTCCCTGCGCCACCCAGCCGGTGGCGGCCCATTTGTACCATAGGGCGGCCAGCCTGGCCCGGCCTGCCTGGATGACAGCCAACAGGGCGTAGTCCCCTGCCGGCTGGGCGTAGGCCAGGATGTCCAGTGTGGGAACCCCGGCCAGCGGCAGGTTGTGTGCCAGGGCGATTCCCTTGGCCAGCGCCATCCCCACCCTCAGGCCGGTATACGAGCCGGGTCCGGAAGCGACGGCAACCGCCGTCAGCGAGCGCGCCGTCAACCCCATTCGGCGCAGGCTCAAGGCGACCTCGGGGGCGAGGTGCTCTGTTTGATAGCGTGTGCCCGTCCACACCTGCTCCACGAGCACCTGATGACCATCGTGCAGAGCGATGGCCAGGGCCTGGGTGGCAGTGTCAAGCGCCAGCAGCATCCCCTAGCTCCCGAAAGCCGAATGGCGGAACTGCCGAAGCAGCCGGTCGTAGCGCGGGCCCTCGGCCTGAAGGTGGACGCTTCTACGCGAGTCGTCCACCCAGCGCAGGTGCGCCGTCAGGGCATGCTGCGGCAGGAACCCTTCCAGGCGCTCCGGCCACTCAATCATGACCGGGTCACCCCGATCGAAGAGATCGTCAAGTCCCAGAAGAGCCGCTTCCTGGCGCTTCTCAAGCCGGAAGGCATCCAGGTGAACCAGGCGGGCACTATCCGCCCGTCGGTACTCGTTGATCAGGACAAAGGTGGGGCTGGACGCAGCATCGATCGCACCCCAGCCGCGGGCGATACCCTGCGCCAGGGTCGTCTTGCCGGCGCCCAGGTCGCCCTGCAGGAAGATGACATCGCCTGGACGGAGCAGCTCCCCAAGTCGCACTCCGAAGCGCTGCGTCTGTTCCGGACTGTGGCTGATGAAATCCAGACTGCGCTCATCCAGAATCGGCATGGTTCTCGCGATTATAGGCTTCGCATTGGGGCATGACAAGCGGGTTGGGCGCCTTTCCATCCTGTGGCCGCCATGCTACCATCCGAGCTATGCGAGTCCTTGTCTTCTCGGATGTGCACGCCAACCTCACCGCCCTGGAGGCGGTCCTGGAGGACTCGACTCGCCGCCTCCAGCCGGGACCTCCGATTGAGGCCCACTGGTACCTGGGGGACCTGGTCGGCTACGGGCCTGACCCGAATGAGTGCGTCGAACGGATTCGCTCCCTCCCGAATCTGCTGTGCCTGATCGGGAACCATGACCAGGCGGCCCTCGGCCTGCTCCCGCTCAGCCGCTTCAACCGGGAAGCACGCCTTGCGGCCGAATGGACCCGAGAGGCGCTGAACGAGGCGAACCGGGCGTTCTTGCAGGCGCTGCCCAGCCAGGTGGTGCTGGAGAATTTCACGCTGGCCCACGGCAGCCCCCGCCAGCCGATCTGGGAGTATATTCTCGATTACCACACGGCCGACATGAACTTCGACGCCTTCCACACCGATTTCTGCCTGGTCGGACACTCTCACATCCCACTGCAGTTCCACCGCAACTCCGCCAATACCTACCCGGAATCGTTGCCGGTGCACTGGGACGAAGCCATCGCTCTCAAACCCCGCATGATCATCAACCCGGGCTCAGTCGGGCAGCCCCGGGACCTGGATCCACGCGCCGCCTATGCCCTGCTCGACACCGAGGCCCCGAGCTGGGAATCCCGCCGGGCAGCCTACGACATCGAAGCCGTCCAACGGCGGATCCTGGGGGCCGGCCTGCCTCAGCGGCACGCCGAGCGCCTGGCCATCGGCTGGTAGCCGGGAACCAACCGGCGGGGAGGCGCGTCTAGTTTGCAGACACGCCCCGCCCGACCGGGCACCTCAGGAGGAACCCATGAGACGCCGAACTGCACTTCCCTTCACGATACTGGTCATCGCCGGCCTTCTGGCCGCCTGCGCCCCCGCCGCCATGAGCAGCGAGCCGCTCGTGGAGCAGCGCTTCGCCGTGGGCGACAGCGCCGCGTACCCGATGGAAGCCCCAGCTGCCGCACCGCCCATGGTGGAAGGCGAGCTCAAGTCAGGGGAGATGGCTCTCCTGGCGACCGACGCCAATCGCATGGTCATCCAGAACGGCAATATGACCGTTGTGGTCACGGACCCCGCCAAGTCGGCCGAAGCCATCCGCAGCATGGCTGAGAGCATGGGGGGGTTCGTCGTCAACCTCAACCTGTATCAGAGCTATTTCGGGGAACAGAGCTTCCCAGCCAACCAGGCTACGATCACGGTGCGCGTGCCGGCCGAGCGGCTGAATGAGGCCATCGAGCAGATCAAAGCCGGCGCAACCGAGGTCCGCAACGTGTCCGTCTCCGGGGAAGATGTCACGGCGCAGTACACCGACCTGGCTTCGCGCCTGCGGGCGCTGGAGACAGCCGAAGCCCAGCTGACCCAGATCATGCTGGAAGCCAAGCGCACCGAAGACGTGATGATGGTCTATAACCAGCTGGCACAGGTCCAGACCGAGATCGAGGTCATCAAGGGCCAAATGCGCTACTACGAAGAGAGCGCCGACCTCTCGGCTCTGACCGTCGAGTTGCTGCCCGACATCGCGGCCCAGCCGATCGAGACTGGTGGTTGGCAGATCGTCGAGACCCTGAAGACGGCCGCCGAGGCGCTGCTGGGCGCCGTCAAGGTCCTGGTGCGAGCGGTTATCTGGCTCGGGGTGTACGTCCTGCCGGTCCTGCTCCTGCTGGCGCTGATCTTCGTCCTGCCGGTCTACGTGATTGTGCGGGCCATCCGCCGCCGGCGCCGCGCCCGCCGGCAGCAGCCGCCCGCCTAGGCGGCGCCGCCGCAGGCTGCGCTCACCCGACGGAACGGTATCCGGGTGCCTAGCAGGCCAACCAGCGGTCCAGAGCCTGCCGCCAGTTTGAGAAGTGCCCTGTGGGGTTCGGGCAGTGCCCGAGCCCCACAGTCTGCTTTCAACTTGCCCGTGTTAGGCCTATAGGAAGTTCGGTTCGACCTCAATTCGGGATCCACAGCTGCCACGCCGAGGGGACTGCGAGCGCGTGCCGCGAGGAGGCCCATCCAGGAGATTGCTGCGCCGCGAGGCTGTTCAGCCCGCCTCCCAGGCAGGGCCCTGGAAGCGCAAACCTCGCCCTGGGGGAGCTACGAAGCGACCTCGATGGCGGCGCGGACCTTGGCCGCCAGCTTGCCGAAAGCAGGAGTGTGGGCGACCGAAAGCTCCCGGGGGCGCTCCAGCCCCACCGGCAGATCGAGCACCAGCCGCCCCGGCCGACGGCTGATGACGAACACCCGGTCGCTCAGCATCACCGCCTCTGAGATCGAATGCGTCACCAGCATCACGGTCACCGTCCGCGCCTCCCAGATGCGCAGCAGCTCGAGCGCCATCCGCTCCCGTGTGAGCGCATCCAGTGCCCCAAACGGCTCGTCGAGCAGGAGCACGTCCGGTTGGTGGGCCAGCGCCCGAGCTATCGCCACCCGCTGCGCCATCCCTCCCGAAAGGTCCCTTGGCAGCGCCTGCTCAAAGCCGTCCAGCCCGACCAGATGGATCAAGTCCTGGGCGCGGCCCAGGCGGGCTTCGGCCGCCATCCCGGCCAGTTCGAGCGGGAGAGAGACATTGGCCTGGACCGTTCTCCAAGGCATCAGGTTGGCCTGCTGAAACAGGAACCCAAAGCGCCGTCGTGGGTGCAGGAGCGGCTCACCTTCGAACAGCACCCTGCCCTCCGTCGGCGTCAGCAGCCCGGCCAGCAACCGCAAGAGCGTCGTCTTGCCGCAGCCGGACGGGCCGACCACGCACACGAACTCCTGTCTGTGAACGGAGAACGTCACCTGGCTGAGAACCTGCAGCCCGCCGTTCTCATTAACGAACGTCATTCCCAGACCTTGGGTTTGCAGCAGCGGTGTGGGGCTGTCGGTCTTCATGGGAGGAAGTCGTTCGAGTATGCCTGTTCCAGCGCCACCGGGGCCTTCAGAAGCCCGGTTTGCAGCAGGACAGCCTGCATGTTCTGCCACGCCTCCGGTTCCGACCAGCCGGGGCGCTCGCTGCGCCAGAACTCGATGCTGGCTGCCAGCACCTCCCGCTGCACCTTCTCATCGGCCTGCCCCAGGCCTTCGATATAGCCCTTGCTGATCTCGAAAGCTTCATCGGGGTCCGCCAGAACATCAGCAATGCCGCGCTCCAGGGCTCGCAGCATGCCTCGAACCAACTCGGGGTCGGACTGCAGCGTGGTCTCGTTGGCGATCAAGCCATTCGACGCCAGGCTCACGTAGTCCGCCACGCGCACCACGTTCACCGGCATCCCCAGGCTTTCGAGCTGGATGGGTTCATTGTTGGCGTAGATCACCACCGCCTCCACCTGCCCGGCTAGCAGCGCTTCCACCTGGTTAAAGCCGATGACCTCCAGCCTAGCTGCATCGGGGGACAGCCCGGCGGCGCGCATCAGGGCCTGGTAGCCGATGAAGGACGCGCCCCCCAGGAAGGGGATCCCGATCCGCTTCCCGGCCAGATCAGCGGGCGTGGTGATGCCGCTGTCGGCAGGTGCAGCCACAGCCACCGGATAGTCCTGCCACCAGGCATAGACGTAGGTGACCGGCAAGCCCTGAGCCCGCGCCAGCAGAACCTGTTCGCCGGAGGCCAGCGAGAACGGGGTCTCGCCTGCGCCAACCAGAGCTACGCCGTCAGTCTCCAAGGCGTAGTCGAACTCAAGCTCGATGCCCTCCTCGAGGAAGTATCCCTTGTCGACGGCAACATAGAACGGTGCGTACTGCACGTTCGGGATGTAGCCCATGGGAAGCCGGATGCGTTGCGGCATTTCCTCCGGCGTTGGCGCTCCGGAACAGGCGCCGAGGAGGGCGGCTGCTGCCAGCATGGCACCGAGTCCGGCCACGATGTAGATGGGAGAGTGCCTCATCTTCATGCCTCCGATTCAGCGCGCCAGCGAAGCATGCGGCGCTCGAGCAAGGAGACGGCGGTGTACATCAGCATAGCCAGGCCGATCAGCAAGAACACCGCCACAAACACGCCGGCCGTGTCGTACAGGCCGCGATTGAGCGTGATCAGGAAACCAAGGCCCTGATCGGCGGCGACAAATTCGCCCACCACCGCACCAATCACGGCCAGGGTCGCGCCGATCTTCAAACCCCCGAACAGCACAGGCAGCGAGGCCGGAACATCGAGCTTGGCGAAGGTCTGCCAGCGCGTGGCGCGCAGGGAGCGCATGAGATCTCGCAGATCGGTGGGAACCGACCGCACCCCGACAACTGTGTTGACCAGCACCGGGAAGAATACGATCAGCGCCGAGATCAGGACCTTCGACAGCGTCCCGGCTCCGAACCAGATGATCAGCAGCGGCGCAATCGCCACGACAGGGATCGATTGCGAGGCCACGATGTAGGGCGCCAGGGCTCTCTCGAGGGGGCGAGATTTTGCCACCAGGTAGCCCAGGGTAAAGGCCACGACCACCCCAACCACCAGTCCGGCGATGATCTCCAACAGGGTCACCAGGGTGTGACGCCACAATTCGCCTTCGACAGCCAATTCGATGAAACGCAGGCCTACGGCAGACGGGGGCGGCAGGATGAAGGCTGGCAGACCAGCCAGGCGGGACAGGGCTTCCCATGCGACCAGCCCCGCCACCAGCGAGGCCGGCGCCAGCCAGGCGGCGCGATTTGGCCGCCGGGGTCTAGGGGATTGAACTTGCATGCCTGGGTTGCGCCGCACTGCCGCCACTCACCGAGAATCAAGTTGCCCTGAGCCAGGGCGCGCTCAGGGCAGGCGGACGGCACCCTGCTTCACCAGACTGTGGCAAAACAAGCCCCGAAGACGCATGCTTCGGGGTGCCGACCAAGGGCGTGTCGAACGAATCGACCCGCCCCGTGCCTTCTCTCATCCGGACTGTACCGTCGGCCCCGGACTCTCACCGGGTCATGCGCCTGGCGCTTGCGGGCTATACCGCCGATCGGGAATTGGGCTGTTGGCCCTCACCCTGCCCCGAAGGCTTGTTATTCGATTGTGCTTCGATTATATCGCAGACTCGGCCCCGGATCGGAAGGCCGAATGTCAGTCCTCACAGATTGAGTTCCTTCATGTTTCCGGTCGTCATGAAGACGATGCGCTCGGCGATGTTCGTCACGCGATCGCCGATGCGTTCCAGATTGTGACCGCACCACAACAGGTAGGTGGCGCGCGGTGCAGTCTTGGGTTCTCGCGCCATGATCTCAATCAATTCGTCGAACATCGCCCTGTACAGCAGGTCGACCTCGGTGTCCCGCAGGGCGATGGCCTTCGCCGCCTCGGCGTCCTTCTGGACAAACGCCTTCAGGCTGGCACGCAGCATCTCGCGCACTGTCAGCGCCATGCGGGGGATGTTGATCAGCGGTTTGAGCAGCGGCTCATCCCCCATGCGCAGGACGGTCTTGGCAATCCCCGAAGCATGGTCCGCCATGCGCTCCATCTCGGGCACGATGCTCAGCGCCGCCAGCACCGCCCGCAGATCCCCGGCGGCAGGCTGCTGCCGGGCGATCAACCGCAGACACTCCTCCTCCAGCTGGAAGCGAAGATCGTTGATGGCGGTGTCGTCGGCGATGATCTGGTTGGCCAGGCCTTGATCGCGCCTGTCCAGACACTCGATCGAACGGGTGATCGCCTGCTCCACCAGGCCGCCCATCCGGACGATGTCCGCCTGGATCTCGGAGAACTCACGATCATAGGTCGCCCGCGGGTTGACCATCCTGGCTCCTCGCCCGGGTCTTCGA
It encodes the following:
- a CDS encoding metallophosphatase family protein; its protein translation is MRVLVFSDVHANLTALEAVLEDSTRRLQPGPPIEAHWYLGDLVGYGPDPNECVERIRSLPNLLCLIGNHDQAALGLLPLSRFNREARLAAEWTREALNEANRAFLQALPSQVVLENFTLAHGSPRQPIWEYILDYHTADMNFDAFHTDFCLVGHSHIPLQFHRNSANTYPESLPVHWDEAIALKPRMIINPGSVGQPRDLDPRAAYALLDTEAPSWESRRAAYDIEAVQRRILGAGLPQRHAERLAIGW
- a CDS encoding ABC transporter permease, coding for MRRNPGMQVQSPRPRRPNRAAWLAPASLVAGLVAWEALSRLAGLPAFILPPPSAVGLRFIELAVEGELWRHTLVTLLEIIAGLVVGVVVAFTLGYLVAKSRPLERALAPYIVASQSIPVVAIAPLLIIWFGAGTLSKVLISALIVFFPVLVNTVVGVRSVPTDLRDLMRSLRATRWQTFAKLDVPASLPVLFGGLKIGATLAVIGAVVGEFVAADQGLGFLITLNRGLYDTAGVFVAVFLLIGLAMLMYTAVSLLERRMLRWRAESEA
- a CDS encoding ABC transporter ATP-binding protein: MKTDSPTPLLQTQGLGMTFVNENGGLQVLSQVTFSVHRQEFVCVVGPSGCGKTTLLRLLAGLLTPTEGRVLFEGEPLLHPRRRFGFLFQQANLMPWRTVQANVSLPLELAGMAAEARLGRAQDLIHLVGLDGFEQALPRDLSGGMAQRVAIARALAHQPDVLLLDEPFGALDALTRERMALELLRIWEARTVTVMLVTHSISEAVMLSDRVFVISRRPGRLVLDLPVGLERPRELSVAHTPAFGKLAAKVRAAIEVAS
- a CDS encoding ABC transporter substrate-binding protein, translated to MRHSPIYIVAGLGAMLAAAALLGACSGAPTPEEMPQRIRLPMGYIPNVQYAPFYVAVDKGYFLEEGIELEFDYALETDGVALVGAGETPFSLASGEQVLLARAQGLPVTYVYAWWQDYPVAVAAPADSGITTPADLAGKRIGIPFLGGASFIGYQALMRAAGLSPDAARLEVIGFNQVEALLAGQVEAVVIYANNEPIQLESLGMPVNVVRVADYVSLASNGLIANETTLQSDPELVRGMLRALERGIADVLADPDEAFEISKGYIEGLGQADEKVQREVLAASIEFWRSERPGWSEPEAWQNMQAVLLQTGLLKAPVALEQAYSNDFLP
- a CDS encoding DUF4349 domain-containing protein yields the protein MRRRTALPFTILVIAGLLAACAPAAMSSEPLVEQRFAVGDSAAYPMEAPAAAPPMVEGELKSGEMALLATDANRMVIQNGNMTVVVTDPAKSAEAIRSMAESMGGFVVNLNLYQSYFGEQSFPANQATITVRVPAERLNEAIEQIKAGATEVRNVSVSGEDVTAQYTDLASRLRALETAEAQLTQIMLEAKRTEDVMMVYNQLAQVQTEIEVIKGQMRYYEESADLSALTVELLPDIAAQPIETGGWQIVETLKTAAEALLGAVKVLVRAVIWLGVYVLPVLLLLALIFVLPVYVIVRAIRRRRRARRQQPPA
- a CDS encoding uracil-DNA glycosylase, translating into MTAEGTLAAVAQEVSGCRQCKLHLSRKNAVPGEGPADAEILFIGEGPGFHENEQGRPFVGAAGKFLEELLATIGMRREQVFICNVVKCRPPGNRDPLPEEIAACAAYLERQLAAVNPRLVVSLGRFSMAHYFPGAKISEVHGKPRQVQGRLVVPMYHPAAALHQPSLRRIVEEDFARIPAQLGQAARLVPVDNQPGGEPEQLSLF
- the tsaE gene encoding tRNA (adenosine(37)-N6)-threonylcarbamoyltransferase complex ATPase subunit type 1 TsaE — encoded protein: MPILDERSLDFISHSPEQTQRFGVRLGELLRPGDVIFLQGDLGAGKTTLAQGIARGWGAIDAASSPTFVLINEYRRADSARLVHLDAFRLEKRQEAALLGLDDLFDRGDPVMIEWPERLEGFLPQHALTAHLRWVDDSRRSVHLQAEGPRYDRLLRQFRHSAFGS
- the tsaB gene encoding tRNA (adenosine(37)-N6)-threonylcarbamoyltransferase complex dimerization subunit type 1 TsaB; this encodes MLLALDTATQALAIALHDGHQVLVEQVWTGTRYQTEHLAPEVALSLRRMGLTARSLTAVAVASGPGSYTGLRVGMALAKGIALAHNLPLAGVPTLDILAYAQPAGDYALLAVIQAGRARLAALWYKWAATGWVAQGRPESLDWAEVVSRIAGPTRVCGDIDRDRRALLSAQPGVHVAPPALCVRRPAILAELGWQRLKAEPRADPAALVPEYLQSAGQAAL
- the phoU gene encoding phosphate signaling complex protein PhoU is translated as MVNPRATYDREFSEIQADIVRMGGLVEQAITRSIECLDRRDQGLANQIIADDTAINDLRFQLEEECLRLIARQQPAAGDLRAVLAALSIVPEMERMADHASGIAKTVLRMGDEPLLKPLINIPRMALTVREMLRASLKAFVQKDAEAAKAIALRDTEVDLLYRAMFDELIEIMAREPKTAPRATYLLWCGHNLERIGDRVTNIAERIVFMTTGNMKELNL
- the rimI gene encoding ribosomal protein S18-alanine N-acetyltransferase, with amino-acid sequence MIQTSEALTVRPMGVEDIPSVRSIDRVSFALPWPESSYQYELTGNRVSHMLVAQAEPASGPAVAGYIGFWLIVDEAHISTLAVHPDWRGRGVGRLLLRCALNLAVASGARLATLEVRHSNLAAIQLYHEFGFNVVGRRPRYYKDNNEDALLMTLDEIRDLADPSGGANG